From the Flavobacterium gyeonganense genome, the window TTCCTCCTCCTGATGAAAATGAAAAGGCTGTTGTTCCCTGATTTACAAGCCCCGCTGTATTGGCAGCTGCACTCCAAACAATACTATAGCTCACAGGTGTATTGGTTGTGGCCGTGTAGGGCAAAGTGGCAGTTTGTGAACTTGCACTAAAACAAATATTATCAAGTGTTCCTGTTGTAGCAATCGTAGGTAAAGGATTTACAGTTACCGTGGTAACAGCAGAAGTGGTCTGGTTGCATGTACCATTTTTAACAAGTGCTCTAAACTGGGTAGTCTGCGTTAATATTCCAGGTGAAAGAGCATCTGTAATGTTAGAAATTGGTGTCCACGAAGAAAAAGGATCTACTGAATATTCCCATCCGGTAATCGTTCCTGTATATCCTGACAAAGTTAATGAACCACTTGTACCTCCGCTACAAATTGCCGGAGGCGTATTTATTGTCCCCCCCACACTTGCAGAATAAACATTAATTGTTACGGCATTATTTGTATTTACACTATTTGTACAAGATTCTGAAGTAAGATTAGTTATAGTTATTGTACTTGAACCTGGTGTAGTTAATCCAACCGCCGTAAAGGTTCCTATTCCTGTTCCTCCAGTAACCGACATTGTAGCGGTTAATCCGTTTTGACCTGGATTACTACGATTATATGTTACGACATAATCTCCATTAGGCAAACCGGTTAATCTTACTAATGAAGTCGTTGCTATTGAAGTACAGACGTTATCTGCGGTAGTTGGTGCAGTAAATCCATAAGTTGGACAGGTGTAATTAATTTTTATTTGACCGTTTCCTCCATTTCCTCCTCTAAAATTAGAATTTAGTAATCCCAATGCGCCACCGCCGCCGCCGCCAGGTGAACTACCATTATTTCCATTACCACCTCCAACTAATGTCATTCCACTAGCTCCAGCGCCGCCGCCTGTAACGGCTGCTCCTCCATTTGCATCCAAAAGATTGGTAGAAGCATTATTCCCATTAGCAGCTGTTCCTGCGCTACCGCCACCTCCCCCTGAAGATAATACGGTTACTAAAATTGTTCTTGCCAATGCTCCTGCACCACCCGAATAATAGGTTCCTGTTCCTGTTGAAGCTAATGCTCTGGCTCCACCGGCTCCATTAGCCGTATTTCCATGTTTACCTCCGGATCCTCCATTTGCGGTTACTGTAGAAAAATTAGTCGATTCACCATCTTGCCCGTCAGCTCCATTCACACCAGCTCCTCCGGCACCAACCTTATAACTTAACGATGCTGCAGGAGTTACTGCAAATGTAGATACTTTACTATATGCACCACCACCACCACCTCCTCCTCCAAAAAGAGAAACAAGATTATAAACTCCACCGCCGGCACCGCCGGCACCCCAACATTCAACATTTAATGTAGTCACACCCGCAGGAATCTTAAAAGCACCATTCCCTGGCGTTGTATATGTGTGAGGTGGCTGAGCCCAAATAATAGAATAAACAAAAAACAGTAGAAAAAGTAGTTTTAGTCTCATAACAACAGAGTTTTAAGATTAAAAAAATCAATTAATTCTTCTAAATATTTATGAGTGGTATTTGAAAAAGCCAATACTGTCAGAACTGTGGGGTTTGTCTGGAACAGCTACTTTTCCTCAAAAAAAATATACTTACTAAACAACTGAATTTAAGTTGCTTATAATGGGGTATTTCAAAAGTATAAAAAAAATAATTCCAATATGTTAAATTTTCTTACTTTTTCACATTCATTAAAGCTTTTCCACAATTATATTAAATAAGTTACTTTTGTTTTTAATTAATCTTTTTCATTTTTAAGTATGACCATCAAAGAAGCATTACAAAAACTAGAACATTTTTGTGCCTATCAGGACCGTTGCCATGATGAAGTCGTAACTAAACTATATTCTTTAAAAATGTCTCCGGATGAAATCGACATTATTATTGTCAAACTAATTGAAGATAATTTTTTAAATGAAACACGCTTTGCCTGCAGTTTTGCACGCGGTAAGCACCGTATTAAAAACTGGGGAAAAATTAGAATAGTAAATGAACTTAAAACCAGACACATCTCTTCAGCCAATATTAATTTTGCTTTAAAAGAAATTTCAGCTGAGGAATACGCAGCAACATTTGATCAGCTTTCTCAAAGATGCTGGGAAAGCTTAACAGAACGAAATGCCTTAAAAAAACGAAAGAAATTTTGCGATTATTTACTTCGAAGAGGTTATGAAAGCAATTTAGTTTATGATAAGGTAAAAGAACTTGAACTGCTGAGTTGAGTCAATTATTAATCTACTAATAAAAAAATCCGATAACTTACGTTATCGGATTTTTTGTTTTATGGTTTGTAGTTTTATTTAAAGATCACTTTTTTAGTCGTCTGGTAGCCATTCTCCAGCACTACTTTTACCAGTAAAACCTGTTGCGCAAAGGGCTGGTTCTGAAGAACCAATTCAAGATTGCTTACCTTATCTTTACTATACAATTGCTTGCCCGTAATATCATAAATAAATACCTTGTCAATATTTTCTGTTGTCGAATTTACTGTAATGGTTTTGTTTTGGGCAACAACCCAAACAGCATCATCAACCGTTTCAAAATCTCCCGTTCCTAATGTTGTGTTCTTGTAACGCAGTACAAATCGATTGTTGAATGCACCTGCCTTGGTCGTAAAAGTATAGTTTTTCGCCGTCAATTCGTTTATTGTTCCGGTCTGCTTGTCTTCAAGGTAAACTCTCTGGCTTGAAAGGCTGCCATCTGCCTGATCGATTGCAATGGTAAAATCTCCCGCTATTGTCGAACGATAGCCCAAAGGAACAACATCTGAATCACTGAATGGCAAGGCACGTCCCTGGATCGTCAGCCTGGAAGTTTCATTGACACTGTAAAAATCAATATAACTGTTGCCGTCATAAGTCATTCCGTCAAAATTTGTATCATAACCATTTGTCGCACCGTCAACATATCCAATCAGCGTTTGTTTGAATGCACCTCCCGTATTGCTCAGATTAAGCCAAAGGCGGTGTTTCTCAATCGCTGCGGATTTAGATGTTTTGCCCGGTTTGAAAAATTGGGAATTATTCGTGCCTCCATAACGCATCGAGTTATTGAACTCCACATAGCCTGAACCATCTTCAGCCATCGTAAAAAATGATTGCCCTGCTGCTATATAGCCGGTCGGTTTTCTGCCTGTATCCAATGAAGGGTTATCATTATACCCTGGATCACTTACAGCTGAAGTAGCAACTCCTCCTGTCAGGTTGTAGCTAGCATAGTCATCTGAAACATAAGCAAGCTTAGAATTGACAACCTTAATAGCGGTATTGTGGGTCCAGAAATAGATGGTCCCCCCTAAAATATTTCTATTGTTTACATTGCTGAACAAGAAATCATCTGCATGTATGGCCGATGGATAAGGATTCCCGATCAGGTAGTATTTCCCTTTATCCATATGCTGGCTGCTGGTGATGTTCCCGTTGTTTGGCTTGCCTATAAACTGCACTGGCTGTACATAGCTGGCTGCATTAGGATCCGGCCACGCAAAAGGCTTTGGCACCCTGATGATATAACCGATTCCTGGCTGCATAACATTGGTTGATGTCTCGATTTTCCAGCCACTTCCACTATAAGACTGGTATTTGTCCCAAAGCGTATTAGGCGATAAATTGTATAACGTCTGACCTTCTACAGGCGATGACCAATACGTAAAATCGAAATTCTTCATCGGCTGGGAATTTCGCTTGTAGATGATAGGACCAACATTAGTATTTACAGTCGTATTAACATCTTGTAACAAGCTGGCATTGTTTTCAAATGTCAAAGTACCTCCGTTAACTGTTACCTCATTTTTAATAGTTAATGTTCTTCCTGAATTTACAATTACATTGCCCGAATTTACTGTACAGCTACAACCCGATATATCACTTGTTACAGTGTAATTACCCTCAAAAACGATTTTATCTCCTGCAGTTGGCAATGTAGCATCTCCTGTTTTTGACCATTTTGTACCATCCCAAATGTTGGCTACCTGAGTCATATTCAAAATTGCAGAAGCATCAGAAGTACAATTTCCTTCTTTAACTGTAAAAGTATAAGTACCTGCTGGCAATCCAACAACAGTATAACTAGTAGTGTTAGCAACAGTATTGGTATAGGTAGCGGTTGTTGTTCCTGTTTGATTAATTGTCCAGTTTCCAGATGGCAAACCAGTTAAAACAACACTACCCGTTGCAACTGAACAAGTTGGATAAGTTGTTGTACCTAAAGTTGGCGCATTAAAGGCGTCTATATTAATTCTGGATTCTATAGAAGTCTTTGTACAAATACCGCTTTTCAATATAACCTGATACGTTCTAAATGCACCCGGAAATGCTGTTGGTGTATAAGATATTTGGCCTGCAGTTCCTGGAATATCATTCCAGGTCGCATTATTTAAGTCGTCACTGTATTGCCACATTAAAACCAATGAAGAATCCGGATAAGGTGCATTTCCTGCATCATTTCGCAAGGTTAAAGTTGGCAAAGGGCTTCCTTTACAAATATGCGCACCGCCATTTACCCTTCCTCTGTCAATGACAGTTACATTTGTAGCATAAGTTGCTGCTGAAGCACCATTACAACCATTGGAATTATTATAATTAACGGTAACAGTTTTAGAACCCGCAGTTAACCATTCAATCACAATATCATAATTTGTACTTGTACCTCTTGCAATAAGTCTGTAATCTGTATTCAGAACTCCTGAGACAGTCCAAATATAATTAGATTGTCCACTCTGGGTCGTATAAGTCATATGTTCTCCTGCACATGTTTGCACCTGTGGAGCGGTTGTGAATGTTGGCGTTGGACTTGGGTTTACTGTTACAGTTGCAGAACCAGACAAACTAGTAAGACAACCTGTTACTGACTGATAAACAGCACTAACCAAATTATAAACAAATGTTCCTGGGTTTCCTGTTGGAACACTAACTGTTGCTGTAGTATTTGCACCTACACTTATTGTTGAATTTGAGCCTCCGTTAATATTATAAGTAACTGTTATAGGACTATTCTCAGAATTCGAGAAAGTAATAATAGGTGAAGCTGCGTTTTTACACACATTTGTTGTCCCACTTATTACAGCCGTAGGAACATCCAGTGTTTTTATTTGAATATAATTAGAACTTACACTTGTAGAGCAACTGTTATATGCTCTCAATCGATAAAAATAAGTTGTTTTTTTGGTTAATCCTGTAACATTATAAGAACTTACAAGCCCAATATCTAAACCATTATAATCAGGAAGAATACTTGAAAAATTATTCACTGTAGATACATCTAAATAATATCCTGTTACATTAGTGGCTGCATTCCAATTTGCTAAAAAACTAGAACAAGTCGCATCTGTTGCAGCAATAGCGGTTGGAGTACCCGGAAGAGGATTTACTGTTATCGCTACAACATTACTATCTGTCCTGCCACAACCATTAGTGGCATAGTATCTAATGTTCTTGCCATTATCGGCATAAGCTACTGTATAAGGAAGCGATAAAGCGGTATAGGTACTGCCGCCTGAAGTTGTCGAAATCTCCCAACCTGAAGCCGTAACTGCCGAACCATTGTTCGTAACCGCGGGTGCAGAAGGATTCAATGAACCTCCTGGGCATAATGCTGATGGTGAAGAAATTGATGCAACTGTAGGGACATTATTTACTATTATCGCTACAACATTACTATTTGTTCTGCCACAACCATTAGTGGCATAGTATCTAATGTTCTTGCCATTATCGGCATAAGCTACTGTATAAGGAAGCGATAAAGCGGTATAGGTGCTGCCGCCTGAAGTTGTCGAAATCTCCCAACCTGAAGCCGTAACTGCCGAACCATTGTTCGTAACCGCGGGTGCAGAAGGATTCAATGAACCTCCTGGGCATAATGCTGATGGTGAAGAAATTGATGCAACTGTAGGGACATTATTTACTATTATCGCTACAACATTACTATTTGTTCTGCCACAACCATTAGTGGCATAGTATCTAATGTTCTTGCCATTATCGGCATAAGCTACTGTATAAGGAAGCGATAAAGCGGTATAGGTGCTGCCGCCTGAAGTTGTCGAAATCTCCCAACCTGAAGCCGTAACTGCCGAACCATTGTTCGTAACCGCTGGTACTGAAGGATTCAATGAACCTCCTGGGCACAATGCTGATGGTGAAGAAATTGCAGTTATTGTAGGAGCTGTATTTGGAGTAATATTTCCTGTAGTTGAAGCAGAACTGGTACCACAAGCATTAGTTGCCGTTACTGAAACCGTTCCTACTCCAGAACCAATTGTAATGGTTGCAGATGCAGTTGTACCTCCAGCTGTTACTGCCCAGCCAGTTCCTGTTACAGACCAAGTGTAAGATGTAGCTCCCGGTACTGAAGTTATACTAAAAGTATTTCCTGTTGTACTTGCACATTTATTGGTTGGCTGGTTAATTGTTCCTGGTGTTGGTGGTACTGCTGTAACTGTTATAGTCCCCGTAGCATTCCTTGTGCCTCCACAACTACCACCCGTCAATGGAATAGTGTAATTAAAAGTTCCTGAAACAGTAGGAGTACCACTAATAGTCAATGTATTGCCTGATAAAGATGGGGATACTCCAGATGGTAAACCGGTCACAGTTCCAATACCTGTAAAGCCAATTACAGTATGTGTTATTGGGGTTAATGCTGTATTAATACAAACCGTTGGAGTTGATGAAGCCGCTGAAATAGAATTATTAACAGTTATCAATACTGGTGTCGAGTTAGACATACACCAGGAACCAAATTGATTTTGTACAACAGCTCTAAAATAAGTACTTGTAGTTAAAACACCAATTTTAGCAATAGACAAAACATTTGTTGTTTCAGAAATATCAGATACATTAGAAGTAAATCCTATATCACTTGCTTTTTGCCATTTTACTATTGCCGTGTTTGTAGTTGTATATCCACTTAATGTAAGATTGGATGTTGGAGAATTTCCTGCACAAATAGTTTGCGCCGGAGAAACCGAACCTCCAACAGGAGCTGTTGTTTGAAAACTTACAGTGTTAGAATTTGCTGTTGTTGTACAGTTGTTGTATGCTCTAACTCTATAATATAGAACACCTGCCGGAAGATTATATGCTGGACTACTACCATTATTTCCTGAAACAAAGTAATTATTGTATCCTGCTACAAAATTTGTAAACCCGCTATCTGTAGCGATATCTAAATAATATCCCGTTGCATTAGATACAGTATTCCATCTAGGCTCAGCATAATCACATTGTAAGTTACCACTTATAGAAGTTGCGACAGGAGCAGACGTAATTATTGGATTAATCGTAATCCACACTTCATTTCCTCCACCGGCACTACCACAGGCGTTTGTTGTAGTAACTTTAAGATTACCTGAAGTGGCAGTCGAACTAAAAGAGATACTTGCAGATAGCCCATTAGCAGCTGGAGTAATAGTTGCGCCAGATCCTCCATAAGACCATGTATAAGAAGATGCACCGGCAACTGCGGTTGCAGTATAGTTAGCTATTGTAGCTTGACATAGTGTTGTTGATCCTGACACAACTGCGTTGGAAGATGGTCCATTAGCGACATATACATTTCGGGTAGCTGATGCACCTGATCGGGTATAAGTTATTGTTGCAGTACCCGCTCCAGCAGCTGTGACTAACCCTGTCGAAGAATTTACACTAGCAATTGAAGTGTTGCTGCTAGACCACGTGCCCCCTGATGATGTAGAACTAAAAGTTGTGGTGGTGGTACCATAAGTACAGATATACTGATTACCTGACAAAATACCTGCCTGATTTATACCTCCATTTGCAATAACATCTGTAAAAGATGGTATACTTCCACTGCCGTTACAATTGGCCACAACAGCACCACCAATATAAATTCTGTCAGAAGCACTACAACTACCACCACTATTAATATTTGAGCCACTTTGAAATATAACAGAAGAACCCGAAGCTAATTTTAAATCATAGTTACCTCCTGAAAAATCTAAAGTAGCATTATTTCTAACAATAAACTGAATCGCCCCTAAACATGTAAGATCTAAATCGGCATTCATGTTCAAACTCATAGCATTTGTGCCATTACCAATATATAAAATCCCACCGCATGCAGATACAGGCGCAGTGCCACAAGCAAGAGCAGATGCATTGGTTGTTGTGGTGATGGAACATTGTGCATTTACACTAGTGTAAAAGACAGCAAAAAGCAGAATAAGTAAAATTTTCTTCATAAAAAAAATTTTTAAATTCTTATAAAAAGAATAGTTTTTAATAGCTAAATTTTGTTGATTATTTCTTCTAATATTACTCCTGGTTTCAGGTGCATAAAAATTGAATTCAATTAAAATTTATATTTTCTTATACCTACGTAAAAACCCGTAAGAAGGTTTGATTTTTGTAATCTATTTTAACTTAGATTATGAAACAAAATTAGCTTGTAAAATCAGGATTTTTATGGATTTTCTGACCTTTTAGATGAAAGACATTATTAGTCGATGAGCGACCTGTTTTGAATAAAAAAAAGTAAGAATCAGAAGTATTTACTTACAGTAAAAATGAGGTGATTTGTTATTTAAAATAAGTTTATTACTACATATAAAAACATAAAACATCTGATTTTCAACATTCCATGTTTTTTCATAACTAAAAAGGATCTAAAAGTTAAATTTCTTTTAGCCAATCGAAACATAGAAAACTTTAAGTCCTTTTTAACTTTAGGCTTTTTCATTTAAAAAATACGGTTGTATCTTTGAGAAGTTATACAATACCACAAATTATGAAATACACTATTCTCCCTAATACAGCTATATCAGTAAGCAAAATCTGCCTGGGTACAATGACCTTTGGGGAACAAAACACAGAAATTGAAGGACATCAGCAAATGGATTATGCATTTGAAAATGGTGTCAATTTTTTTGATACAGCCGAAATGTATTCGGTCCCGGCACGTGAAGAAACTTATGGAAGTACCGAGAAAATAGTGGGTAGCTGGTTCAAAAATACCGGTAACCGTGATAAAATAATCCTGGCCTCAAAAATCGCAGGACCAAATCCAAATTTTGGCTACATGCGTGAGAAATTGGATTTCTCTCCGGCAAGTGTCAAGTATGCTTTGGAAAACAGCTTAAAACGCCTGCAGACAGATTATATAGACTTATATCAACTGCATTGGCCGGAACGCAAAACTAATTGTTTTGGTCAACGGGGATTTAAAGTTCAGGATGAAGCCTGGGAAGATAATTTCAGGGAAGTTCTGGAAACTTTTGATGTTTTGATTAAAGAAGGTAAAATAAAACATATTGGTGTTTCAAACGAAAATGCCTGGGGAATGATGCGTTTTCTGGAGGAAAGCAAATACCAAAACTTACCAAGAATCAAAACGATTCAAAATCCATATAATTTATTAAACCGTCTTTTCGAAGTCGGTTCTGCCGAAGTTTCTGTGCATGAAAATGTTGGATTGTTAGCCTATTCGCCATTAGCTTTTGGCGTTTTATCGGGTAAGTTTTTAACAGGAGAATCGCACCCAAATGCCAGAATCAATCTTTTTCCGCAATACAAACGTTACAACAGCGAAGAAAGCACTCGGGCAACTCGTTTATATCAGGAAATAGCTCATAAACACGGATTGACTTTGACTGAACTGGCTTTAGCTTTTGTATTACAGCAACCTTTTTTAACAAGTGCAATTATTGGTGCTACAACATTAAATCAGTTAAAAGAAAATATTGCAACTGTTGATGTAACCCTTTCAAAAGAGATTTTAGCTGAGATTGAAGAAGTTCAGGCTATTATTCCGGATCCTGCTCCTTAAATACGAATCATTAAATACAAAATCCCGAAAACCTTGCAGTTATCGGGATTTATTTTTAGGGTTCATTTAATAATACATAACCAAAATGATTTTCTTTTTTTGAATTATCAATGAGCTTTTCGATAACTCCAAAAAACTTTTCATTTACCATTGGGCAGCCAAGACTGTTGCAGATAGGATAAGGCTGTTCTTCAAAAGGGACATCGTAATATTTATGAAGGACTATATTTCGGTCAAAAGCATTACTGTTTGTTTTTTCTAAACCATATAATTTATACGATTTACCAAATTTTCCGGTGTAAGAACCGCCAATTGCATATTTTCCTATAGAACTGCAATTGGAATTTTTTACGTTGCTAAACTTTAGTTTACCAACAATACCCGTTTCTGATCCTGAACCATGTCCTACCAGCCCTTTATCGAGTAATTTATCATGTTTTAAATCGTAAATAAAAAACCGGTTTTTTCCTGATTCTATCTTCATGTCTAAAAAGAAAGCGACATCTGAATTATATTTCAGAGATTCCCCCAAAAATCTCTTTACAACAGCTGCCTCCTTTTTTAGATTCTCTTCATAAGAATAAACCGGTTTTACATTTATAGTTTTCAAATCCTTCTCCTTGTCATTTCTGCATGCAAAACCCGCGCCAAAAATTCCAATTAAAAGCAAGATTAAAATATTCTTTCTCATATTACACAGATTGGATACTTTGCTATTTTTCAACCTTATAACCTTTCACTTGTGCAAAACCCAGTATTGAAGTATTAATAGCATTACCTAAATCATCTTGCTTTTTACTTTTCTTAGACTCGGCATCAATATATTCCTGACGCTTTTTGGCTAAGACCGTAATTTCTTTTTGGATAGTTTCTCTTTCCTTTGATTTTTGAGCCACAAAAGTTTTTATCTCTTCTGCCGATTTGTTTTGAAGCTCAACAGGTAATTCTTCTTTCCTGATTTTCGAAATAGCCGTTGCATCATCTTTTACTTTGTCAACCAGATCCCAGCTTTCGTTTTTATAAATGGCTTTTGATTTACTCACAGCGCGTTCTGTATAATTGGATGCCGAAACTTTTTTTGCGTTTTGGTCCTGCATATTTTGATTCATTTTTCTCTCATATCCTTTTGAACCGTAATTGATATAGGTTTTGTTTATTTTTTCATCACATTTTGAAATTTCATCATCATACGGAGTAGCGATATATTGTACAGCCTGATTTGAATCAATATTAAAATATTTCCCTTTTCCGTAATCGGCACCATCTTTCCAGAGAATATTTATACCTTCGGTTTTATTGCCGCAAAAAATAGTGTTAACGTAAATATCATTCTTCAAAGCGTCACTAATCGCTTCCTTATAATTGATCCCGCCCTGATTAAAATCTTCATTTCCGGCAATATAAATGAGTTTCATATTACTCTTTTCTCTCGCCCACTTTAATTGTTTGGTGGCATCCTGTATTACTGCTCCGCAATATTCATTACCGCCATTGGTTCTTAAAGCAAACAGCTTTTCAGAAATCAAATCCAAATCTGTCGAAAGCGGTGTTACTTGTCGGATGTAATTGGATTGCTTCGATAATCCGTCATTTCCATATTCATACAAAGCAATTTCGATATCCGGCGTTTTCCCTTCGTATTTTAATGTTGTTAATGTATTAACGATGTTCCAAAGCCTTGATTTCGCCTGATCGATTAATCCGTCCATACTGCTGGAAGTATCCAATAAAAGAGCAACTTGTATTTTTGCATTTTCTGTTGCAGCGGGTCTTTCAATTCTAATATGTTTTTTTGGATTTACATTGGATGAATTGCAGCTTACAAAACTGATTACAGTTGCCAAAATTGCTGAGATAAAAAAGTTCGATTTCATGGTTTTCTGATTTTAAAGGTTCGATTACAGATCAAACTTAAAAACTTAAAATCCCCGTTTTTTGAAGAAATGGTGAAAATGTGTTTTGACTTGGTGAAACAAGTTGTAAACGGAACATAAAATACTTTACTTTACATTTGTTATTTTTCAACGTTCGAAATTGCCGGAACTCAAGTAACATAATTGTAATAATATGAGGCGTTTATTAACCATCACTGTTTTTTCGTTATTTATATTGTTGTTGCTACCTTTTAAAATAGCAGCACAGGATACTGTTTCAAAAAAGAAAGCGGTCCGTGTATCGAAAATGAGCAAAGCGGTAAAAAACTTAGAGAAGTCCCTGGATATAAACGATGAAGGACAAATTGCCAAAAATTATGAAACGCTGGCAAATGAATTTCTAAATAAAGGGAATAATGTAAAGGCAGAGGAATATTATAAAAAAGCATTGACAAGTTATACAAAACTTAAGCTTACAGAGGATAAAACGCGTGTTACCAGAAGTCTTGCAAAAGTTCAGGAAAACCAAAAAAACTTTGATTTAGCAATTAAAAATTATGAAACTGCAGGTTCATTGGCAAAAGATGCTTCTGAAGAAAAAATCAATATAAATGATGCCAATCGTTTACGTAATAGTGCAAATCCGGCCAGTCAGACCAATTATGTCGATTCGAATATTGAATTGCTGAAAAAAGAAAATAAAAGCAAGGAAGTTACGGAAGCTTATGTCCAGAAAGCGCAGAATTCATTAGACCTAAAAGACAAAAAGGTTGCCATAGAAAGCTATAAAAAAGCCCTTGCGTATGCCAAAGACAAACCTGAAGCTGTAATTAAAATCAAAAACGAAATTGCCAAAGTTTACGCTTCAGATAATCAGTTTGAAAAAGCAATCGGCATCCACGAAAAGCTTTTGGCGGAAGCAGTAACAAAACAGGATTTTAATACCCAGATAAAACAATTACAATCGCTGGCTTCTCTTTATTTTAAGAAAGAAGAGCCCCAAAAAGCACTTACCTCCCTGAAAGAAGCTTATGATTTAGCTTCACGCAAAGGGAATTCGGCGGAAGCAAAAAAGACATTATCCGAATTAGTGCAATATTATAAAGCTGAAGGAAATGAAAAAGAAAGTATGGCGCTTTATGAAGGGTTTCTTAAAAACTTCGATCAGTTAATTCAGTCTGACACAACCTTAATTAATACTAAAAAATTCCAGATTACGGAAGGTAAAATTCGGCAGTTAGAAAAAGAAAAATCCCT encodes:
- a CDS encoding vWA domain-containing protein → MKSNFFISAILATVISFVSCNSSNVNPKKHIRIERPAATENAKIQVALLLDTSSSMDGLIDQAKSRLWNIVNTLTTLKYEGKTPDIEIALYEYGNDGLSKQSNYIRQVTPLSTDLDLISEKLFALRTNGGNEYCGAVIQDATKQLKWAREKSNMKLIYIAGNEDFNQGGINYKEAISDALKNDIYVNTIFCGNKTEGINILWKDGADYGKGKYFNIDSNQAVQYIATPYDDEISKCDEKINKTYINYGSKGYERKMNQNMQDQNAKKVSASNYTERAVSKSKAIYKNESWDLVDKVKDDATAISKIRKEELPVELQNKSAEEIKTFVAQKSKERETIQKEITVLAKKRQEYIDAESKKSKKQDDLGNAINTSILGFAQVKGYKVEK
- a CDS encoding tetratricopeptide repeat-containing sensor histidine kinase; protein product: MSKAVKNLEKSLDINDEGQIAKNYETLANEFLNKGNNVKAEEYYKKALTSYTKLKLTEDKTRVTRSLAKVQENQKNFDLAIKNYETAGSLAKDASEEKININDANRLRNSANPASQTNYVDSNIELLKKENKSKEVTEAYVQKAQNSLDLKDKKVAIESYKKALAYAKDKPEAVIKIKNEIAKVYASDNQFEKAIGIHEKLLAEAVTKQDFNTQIKQLQSLASLYFKKEEPQKALTSLKEAYDLASRKGNSAEAKKTLSELVQYYKAEGNEKESMALYEGFLKNFDQLIQSDTTLINTKKFQITEGKIRQLEKEKSLKDELITKKNAFNYFLIGSVILLLVLFLFIVKSLYSIKTKNKEIALQSLRREMNPHFIFNSLNSVNQFISENKELEANKYLTSYSTLMRDMMENSNNDFIILDKEVERLQKYLDLEHLRFQDKFDFEITVDKNLDAETIFVPNMIIQPHLENAIWHGLRYLDKKGFLHLKFQLNNGKVKVSIEDNGIGLTRSRELKTSNQKVHESRGLNNTKERISLLNELYKKNISFAIKEKELPESGTVVEIIFPLIDTI